Proteins encoded by one window of Halosolutus amylolyticus:
- a CDS encoding ATPase, T2SS/T4P/T4SS family, whose product MAIDDADQADAGQFSEGEASHSVSEDQRSHASDTGVRVGEYTWADFMEEHGHGDEVSELYPDDRPAGDQLGLDTDGAIDPVPQGEDWNRVEFDPESYLGFHPDRLESLIADPAKPNAEILWDEFLDYVDPETTPVVKDVYTWEHYKWEYYYEDDGSRPRDSDGEIVRHDEEEALGFDPDTLEDRLSIGDDIAMELDDVVEERTVNVEEDLEEDEFFSTAAGNTTVTNRYDLEKAVPMDKKTHFQEVERYWVNKPYACVVIFHSEKENEKKYYMIEPYQNEIEMELQEFLSGKLRTAIKYSEEGIKEKATEDGRRDVIEEETRRLLKRYDLFEKTSSEATTGILETMRNLLDDDGDDEEVEVGPSQLEGIEVRPEPAILEDDPDTLNEYQVEKLLYLLKRNFIGYERIDGIKHDINVEDISVDGYNSPVFVYHSEYEQIISNIYHGEEELDDFVVKLAQRSGKGISKRLPQVDATLPDGSRAQLTLGKEVSDHGTNYTIRQFKDVPFTPIDLINWNTFSLDEMAFLWLCIENHKSLIFAGGTASGKTTSLNAVSLFIPSSAKIVSIEDTREVELPQRNWIASVTRPSFADDEQGDVDEFDLLEAALRQRPDYIVMGEIRGEEGRTLFQVMSTGHTTYTTFHADSVDEVLKRFTTDPINVSKTMFTALDLVSIQTQTRVQGNKVRRNKSLTEINHYEAEHDEINVQDVYQWQAETDEFLKMGDSNTLEEIQFDRGWNSEKLEDELFKREVILAYLIRNELNTYAEVAATVQAFINDPDTILTLIANGQLEDSLEDLREMESVLIDVDQEKEELVPRPDATSETYNLSMDILERAEESLFDEYRGKVPSGLASALGDVEEESTIEVDSAETEEFDFAGAVDDDVGANEWELGDGATDFGAGTTDAGDDEPAWLDDDTGFDIGSDDTEPDPARAEATASAGAGADASESPAAASGGSTGDVGTADGTTDESVTLPDTVDRDEPEVRPSDDAEEGDLGGLFDDMGETLDRMEDDSGGDAPAATTGTDTEPDTSGFDAMFPDDDLDSIFDPSAEDEPSNTDFSDQLESEAPDVGTDATEPDAPSGADTGSADRGETAGRSAIDHEEPDATAPDDVTDATSATDDDPTGDDATPPTIELGDGTETDDPTSDDSAGTDAAPPGAESSDPPSTDGEDASGDGVSGADTETDPVADRSAESTADASGSVDGTDAADEGDAAEDGSIFGEDSESIFSDDADDGDDGGSLFDDTDDGSPFADDADEDGDSDGGGSLFDDADDDSIFKGEEANEESEDGIFGGGDEESDT is encoded by the coding sequence ATGGCTATTGACGACGCCGACCAGGCGGATGCCGGGCAATTTTCTGAGGGCGAGGCGTCCCACTCTGTGTCGGAGGACCAACGATCCCACGCGTCGGACACGGGCGTTCGCGTCGGTGAGTACACGTGGGCGGATTTCATGGAGGAACACGGACACGGTGACGAAGTCTCGGAACTCTATCCGGACGATCGGCCCGCCGGGGATCAGCTCGGGCTCGACACCGACGGCGCGATCGATCCGGTTCCGCAGGGAGAGGACTGGAACCGGGTCGAGTTCGATCCCGAATCCTACCTGGGATTTCATCCGGACAGGCTCGAGTCTCTCATCGCGGATCCCGCGAAACCGAACGCCGAGATTCTCTGGGACGAATTTCTGGACTACGTCGATCCCGAGACGACGCCGGTCGTCAAGGACGTCTACACGTGGGAACACTACAAGTGGGAGTACTACTACGAGGACGACGGCAGTCGACCCCGCGACAGTGACGGAGAGATCGTTCGTCACGACGAGGAGGAGGCGCTCGGTTTCGACCCCGACACGCTCGAGGACCGCCTCTCGATCGGTGACGACATCGCGATGGAACTCGACGACGTGGTCGAGGAACGGACGGTCAACGTCGAGGAGGACCTCGAGGAGGACGAGTTCTTCTCGACGGCCGCGGGGAACACCACCGTCACCAACCGCTACGATCTCGAGAAGGCGGTGCCGATGGACAAGAAGACCCACTTCCAGGAGGTCGAGCGCTACTGGGTGAACAAACCCTACGCCTGCGTCGTTATTTTCCACTCGGAGAAGGAAAACGAGAAGAAGTACTACATGATCGAGCCGTACCAGAACGAGATCGAGATGGAACTCCAGGAGTTCCTCTCGGGCAAACTCAGGACGGCGATCAAGTACTCCGAGGAGGGGATCAAGGAGAAAGCGACCGAGGACGGACGACGCGACGTCATCGAGGAGGAGACGCGTCGACTCCTGAAGCGGTACGACCTCTTCGAGAAAACCTCGAGCGAGGCGACGACCGGCATCCTCGAGACGATGCGGAACCTGCTTGACGACGACGGGGACGACGAGGAGGTCGAGGTCGGACCGAGTCAGCTCGAGGGGATCGAGGTCCGACCGGAGCCGGCGATCCTCGAAGACGATCCGGATACGCTGAACGAATACCAGGTCGAAAAACTGCTGTACCTCCTGAAGCGCAACTTCATCGGCTACGAGCGGATCGACGGGATCAAACATGACATCAACGTCGAGGACATCTCCGTCGACGGCTACAACTCGCCGGTCTTCGTCTATCACTCGGAGTACGAGCAGATCATCTCGAACATCTACCACGGCGAGGAGGAACTCGACGACTTCGTCGTCAAACTCGCCCAGCGCTCCGGGAAGGGGATCAGTAAGCGGCTGCCGCAGGTCGACGCGACCCTCCCGGACGGCTCGCGCGCCCAGTTGACGCTGGGCAAGGAGGTGTCCGACCACGGGACCAACTACACGATCCGGCAGTTCAAGGACGTCCCGTTCACCCCGATCGACCTCATCAACTGGAACACCTTTAGCCTGGACGAGATGGCGTTCCTCTGGCTCTGTATCGAGAACCACAAGAGCCTGATCTTCGCCGGAGGTACCGCGTCCGGGAAGACGACGAGCCTGAACGCCGTCTCCCTCTTTATTCCGTCCAGCGCGAAGATCGTCTCGATCGAGGACACCCGCGAGGTCGAACTCCCACAGCGAAACTGGATCGCGAGCGTCACGCGCCCCTCCTTCGCCGACGACGAGCAGGGTGACGTCGACGAGTTCGACCTGCTCGAGGCCGCACTGCGCCAGCGACCCGACTACATCGTGATGGGTGAGATCCGTGGCGAGGAGGGCCGGACGCTGTTCCAGGTCATGTCGACGGGCCACACCACCTACACCACGTTCCACGCCGACTCGGTCGACGAGGTGCTCAAGCGGTTCACGACGGACCCGATCAACGTCTCGAAGACGATGTTCACCGCGCTGGACCTGGTCTCGATCCAGACCCAGACCCGCGTCCAGGGGAACAAGGTCCGCCGGAACAAGTCGCTGACCGAAATCAACCACTACGAGGCCGAACACGACGAGATCAACGTCCAGGACGTCTACCAGTGGCAGGCCGAGACCGACGAGTTCCTCAAGATGGGGGACTCCAACACCTTAGAAGAGATCCAGTTCGATCGTGGCTGGAACTCGGAGAAACTCGAGGACGAACTGTTCAAGCGGGAGGTGATCCTCGCGTACCTCATCAGGAACGAACTGAACACGTACGCGGAGGTCGCCGCGACTGTCCAGGCCTTTATCAACGATCCGGATACGATCCTCACACTCATCGCGAACGGGCAACTGGAGGACAGTCTCGAGGATCTCCGGGAGATGGAGAGCGTGCTGATCGACGTCGACCAGGAGAAAGAGGAACTCGTCCCGCGACCGGATGCGACCTCGGAGACGTACAACCTCTCGATGGACATTCTCGAACGGGCCGAGGAGTCGCTGTTCGACGAGTACCGCGGGAAAGTCCCGAGCGGCCTCGCGAGCGCGCTCGGCGACGTGGAAGAAGAGAGCACGATCGAGGTCGATAGCGCGGAGACGGAGGAGTTCGACTTCGCCGGTGCCGTCGACGACGACGTCGGCGCGAACGAGTGGGAACTCGGCGACGGCGCAACCGACTTCGGTGCCGGGACGACCGACGCCGGGGACGACGAACCGGCGTGGCTCGACGACGACACCGGCTTCGACATCGGAAGCGACGACACCGAACCGGACCCGGCCAGGGCGGAAGCGACGGCGAGTGCCGGGGCCGGGGCCGATGCAAGTGAGTCGCCTGCCGCAGCCAGCGGTGGATCGACCGGCGACGTCGGGACGGCCGACGGCACCACCGACGAATCCGTGACGCTCCCGGACACGGTCGATCGGGACGAACCGGAGGTCCGACCCTCCGACGACGCCGAAGAGGGTGATCTCGGCGGGCTGTTCGACGACATGGGCGAAACGCTCGATCGGATGGAGGACGACTCCGGAGGCGACGCGCCCGCGGCGACCACCGGCACCGACACGGAGCCCGATACGTCCGGGTTCGACGCGATGTTTCCGGACGACGATCTCGACTCGATCTTCGATCCGAGCGCCGAGGACGAACCGTCGAATACGGATTTTAGCGACCAACTCGAGTCGGAGGCCCCCGATGTGGGCACCGACGCGACCGAACCGGACGCCCCGTCAGGGGCCGACACCGGGTCGGCCGACCGCGGCGAGACGGCTGGGAGATCGGCGATCGATCACGAGGAACCGGACGCGACGGCACCCGATGACGTCACCGACGCGACTTCGGCGACGGACGACGACCCGACCGGGGACGACGCGACGCCCCCGACGATCGAACTCGGCGACGGAACGGAGACGGACGATCCGACGAGCGACGACTCCGCCGGGACCGACGCCGCACCGCCGGGCGCCGAATCGTCCGATCCGCCGTCGACGGACGGCGAGGACGCGAGCGGCGACGGAGTGTCCGGTGCGGACACCGAAACGGATCCAGTGGCCGATCGGTCGGCCGAGTCGACCGCGGACGCGTCCGGGTCTGTAGACGGTACCGATGCCGCCGACGAGGGAGACGCCGCCGAAGACGGGTCGATATTCGGTGAGGACTCGGAGTCGATCTTCAGCGACGACGCGGACGACGGAGACGACGGTGGATCACTGTTCGACGACACCGACGATGGGTCACCGTTCGCCGACGACGCGGACGAAGACGGCGACTCGGACGGCGGCGGATCACTGTTCGACGACGCGGACGACGACTCGATCTTCAAGGGCGAGGAGGCGAACGAGGAAAGCGAGGACGGCATCTTCGGTGGCGGTGACGAGGAGAGCGACACATGA
- the tatA gene encoding twin-arginine translocase TatA/TatE family subunit, whose amino-acid sequence MVAEIAPLFIPGAPGGPELLIILFIAILLFGANKIPKLARSTGEAMGEFQKGREKVETELEEMRDSGFEEEEEEDDFVDTEPVTSEEETETETETN is encoded by the coding sequence ATGGTAGCCGAAATCGCACCGCTGTTCATCCCCGGCGCACCCGGGGGTCCGGAACTGCTGATCATCCTTTTCATCGCCATCTTGCTGTTCGGGGCCAACAAGATCCCAAAGTTGGCGCGCTCGACCGGCGAGGCCATGGGCGAATTCCAGAAGGGGCGTGAAAAGGTCGAAACGGAACTCGAAGAGATGCGTGACTCCGGATTCGAGGAAGAGGAGGAAGAAGACGACTTCGTCGACACCGAACCGGTCACCAGCGAAGAAGAGACCGAGACCGAAACGGAAACCAACTGA
- a CDS encoding type II secretion system F family protein produces MSLQTDDSGGTGVSTGSDALGERFYPLYDRLFGEESEFVSDLEKKLAQARMTDTVELYLSRALGIGFIAGLGLWLIGLMLGYGLFATGIVQVDEILGIPVGSQTVLELIEMLRVPALVLFTGLFFGTIGFALGFGSLVAVPYSRASARKREINMLLTDSVSFMYALSVGGLNQLEIIEAMAQADDTYGEVAKEFQSIVKETEYFDVDYRTAIRKQAIETPSDELSQFLTDMLSIVNSGGDMESFLEDKKEKHMRTAKQEQELTLETLELFGEMYMTLSLFPLLLIIIMVIMQMIPGADVTDQMLYMTVYGLIPLTGVGFIVLVSTVKHDEPGDGYLTLGSGDRRVESATDRGLLNLGLVEQFTGEYSVFDRIKNREGTHETVSVLKRPHIFFRDNPLLTLLLTVPTATVIVVTAMVSGSAPTSWNDMVSNPIWGTFIYVYVPLYIMAVPLSIFREWNVRHRNAVVNKLSEDLRKLSSANDTGLTLLESLKSVADTTSGKLAREFEMMHTKVNYGMSLKQSLIEFNNKYHIPRLARTTRLITEAQEASNQISDVLRTAARASENHDDIERERKSRTRMQVVIIIMTFMTVLAVITILKTQFIDTMAGLEGGSADVDAGGAGGGLADANLSENIDVDMLSMLFFHAVTLQAIISGFISGYIRDADLLSGLKYVIILSTIALVGWTLVA; encoded by the coding sequence ATGAGCCTGCAAACCGACGATAGCGGGGGGACCGGCGTCTCGACGGGATCCGACGCACTCGGCGAGCGATTCTATCCGCTGTACGATCGGCTGTTCGGCGAGGAGAGCGAGTTCGTCTCCGACCTGGAGAAGAAACTCGCGCAGGCGCGGATGACCGATACCGTCGAACTCTACCTCTCGCGTGCGCTGGGGATCGGGTTCATCGCGGGGCTCGGTCTGTGGCTGATCGGGTTGATGCTCGGCTACGGGCTGTTCGCCACCGGGATCGTCCAGGTCGACGAGATCCTCGGCATTCCGGTCGGGAGCCAGACGGTCCTCGAACTCATCGAAATGCTCCGTGTTCCGGCGCTCGTCCTGTTCACGGGCCTGTTCTTCGGAACGATCGGGTTCGCACTCGGTTTCGGATCGCTGGTCGCGGTTCCCTACTCGCGTGCCTCGGCCCGCAAGCGCGAGATCAACATGCTCCTGACCGACTCCGTCTCGTTCATGTACGCGCTGTCGGTCGGCGGTCTGAACCAACTGGAGATCATCGAGGCGATGGCCCAGGCCGACGATACCTACGGCGAGGTCGCAAAGGAGTTCCAGAGCATCGTCAAGGAGACGGAGTACTTCGACGTCGATTACCGGACGGCGATACGCAAACAGGCGATCGAGACGCCGAGCGACGAACTCTCGCAGTTCCTGACCGACATGCTCTCGATCGTCAACAGCGGTGGGGACATGGAGAGCTTCCTCGAGGACAAGAAAGAAAAGCACATGCGGACCGCCAAACAGGAGCAGGAGCTAACCCTCGAGACGCTCGAACTGTTCGGCGAGATGTACATGACGCTGTCGCTGTTCCCGCTTCTCCTGATCATCATCATGGTCATCATGCAGATGATCCCGGGCGCGGACGTGACCGACCAGATGCTGTACATGACCGTCTACGGGCTGATCCCGCTGACGGGCGTCGGGTTCATCGTCCTCGTCTCGACGGTCAAACACGACGAACCCGGCGACGGCTACCTCACGCTCGGGAGCGGCGATCGACGGGTCGAGAGCGCCACCGACCGGGGACTGCTCAACCTCGGTCTCGTCGAACAGTTCACCGGCGAGTACAGCGTCTTCGATCGCATCAAGAACCGCGAGGGCACTCACGAGACCGTGAGCGTCCTCAAGCGGCCGCACATCTTCTTCCGTGACAACCCGCTGTTGACGCTCCTGTTGACCGTTCCGACCGCGACGGTGATCGTCGTGACGGCGATGGTCTCCGGGTCCGCGCCGACCTCGTGGAACGACATGGTGTCCAACCCGATCTGGGGGACGTTCATCTACGTCTACGTCCCGCTGTACATCATGGCGGTCCCGCTGTCGATCTTTCGGGAGTGGAACGTTCGCCACCGCAACGCCGTCGTGAACAAACTCTCCGAAGACCTCCGGAAACTCTCGAGTGCGAACGACACCGGGCTCACGTTGCTCGAGTCGCTCAAGTCCGTCGCGGACACCACGAGCGGGAAACTGGCCCGCGAGTTCGAGATGATGCACACGAAGGTCAACTACGGGATGAGCCTGAAGCAGTCGCTCATCGAGTTCAACAACAAGTACCACATCCCGCGACTGGCCAGAACGACGCGGCTGATCACGGAGGCACAGGAGGCGTCCAACCAGATCTCGGACGTGCTCCGGACGGCCGCCCGCGCCAGCGAGAACCACGACGACATCGAGCGGGAACGCAAGTCCCGAACGCGGATGCAGGTCGTGATCATCATCATGACGTTCATGACGGTGCTCGCGGTCATCACGATCCTCAAGACGCAGTTCATCGATACGATGGCCGGGCTCGAAGGCGGCAGTGCGGACGTCGACGCAGGGGGTGCCGGCGGTGGACTCGCGGACGCCAACCTCAGCGAGAACATCGACGTCGACATGCTGTCGATGTTGTTCTTCCACGCCGTCACGCTCCAGGCGATCATCTCCGGGTTCATCAGCGGCTACATCCGGGACGCGGACCTGTTGAGCGGGCTCAAGTACGTGATTATCCTCTCGACGATCGCACTCGTCGGCTGGACGCTCGTGGCCTAA
- a CDS encoding polysaccharide deacetylase family protein has translation MKRRRYVAVAATLSIGGCLGTGGDAGGNETADGTSDFDADVDPVAVEAGTYDDFEALEEWLVAGGSLEADGERAVSGSQSGRLTASETADRVSAVYAPSQPLDVTGYAPGLAVAADRDLVLRLRLHDAAGDFVEYRTRVVGGLPFDRRQFGIDRLVGEPSIDEVRRIEILRHTGDGPSELWIDDLHFVPRPDPGAVMIHFDGGYETDYTRALPILAEHDVPATTFVTPDRLRTDPRHEGDRLTTAQVETLADAGWTIGSHAARGLALTDVADARADVDGAVRWLAANGYGEGARYFSYPAGQYDAASYGLAAEYHDLAFAGGGVAHGHVTDPHRIPRVVHPDAETARDAIDQTVARGGITSFVFHELDADSEAVLADLVDRVVDRESAGDLSIVTPADLAAEYRYRPDQ, from the coding sequence ATGAAACGGCGCAGGTACGTTGCCGTGGCGGCAACGCTCTCGATCGGTGGCTGTCTGGGGACGGGTGGCGATGCGGGAGGGAACGAGACCGCCGACGGGACGAGTGATTTCGACGCCGACGTGGATCCCGTGGCCGTCGAGGCAGGTACCTACGACGACTTCGAGGCACTCGAGGAGTGGCTCGTCGCGGGCGGATCGCTCGAAGCGGACGGGGAGCGGGCCGTTTCGGGATCGCAGTCGGGTCGGCTCACGGCGAGCGAGACGGCCGATCGAGTCAGCGCCGTCTACGCGCCGAGTCAGCCGCTCGACGTGACGGGATACGCGCCCGGACTGGCGGTCGCGGCCGATCGGGACCTCGTCCTGCGTCTGCGGCTGCACGACGCGGCGGGTGACTTCGTCGAGTACCGGACGCGCGTCGTGGGCGGGCTGCCGTTCGATCGTCGGCAGTTCGGAATCGATCGCCTCGTCGGCGAGCCGTCCATAGACGAGGTGAGACGAATCGAGATACTGCGACACACCGGAGACGGGCCGTCCGAACTGTGGATCGACGACCTCCACTTCGTCCCCCGACCCGATCCGGGGGCGGTGATGATCCACTTCGACGGCGGGTACGAAACGGACTACACGCGGGCCCTCCCGATTCTCGCGGAGCACGACGTCCCTGCGACGACGTTCGTCACGCCCGATCGGCTCCGTACCGACCCGCGTCACGAGGGTGACCGGTTGACGACCGCCCAGGTCGAGACGCTCGCGGACGCCGGCTGGACGATCGGGAGTCACGCGGCCCGCGGACTCGCGCTCACCGACGTGGCCGACGCGCGAGCCGACGTCGACGGCGCAGTGCGGTGGCTCGCGGCGAACGGCTACGGCGAGGGTGCACGATACTTCTCGTATCCGGCGGGCCAGTACGATGCGGCGAGCTACGGCCTCGCCGCCGAATATCACGACCTCGCGTTCGCGGGCGGCGGTGTCGCCCACGGTCACGTCACCGATCCACACCGGATCCCGCGTGTCGTCCATCCGGACGCCGAGACGGCCCGCGACGCGATCGATCAGACGGTAGCCCGTGGTGGAATCACCTCGTTCGTCTTTCACGAACTCGACGCCGACTCGGAAGCCGTGCTCGCGGACCTCGTCGACCGAGTCGTCGACCGGGAATCGGCCGGCGACCTCTCGATCGTCACACCCGCGGACCTGGCCGCGGAGTACCGCTATCGTCCGGATCAGTGA
- a CDS encoding redoxin domain-containing protein codes for MATTGDDAPDFTAPLATGDIESFTLSDRLDEAPLVLAFFPGAFTSVCTTEMCEFQDRLAAFDDLDATVYGVSRDSPFTLNEFRAQNDLEFGLISDYNKEIVDDYDVEMDFAELGVYGVAKRSVFVVDGDGEISYAWVSDDPGVEPEYDEVEQAVADAS; via the coding sequence ATGGCAACCACTGGCGACGACGCACCGGACTTCACCGCACCGCTTGCGACCGGCGACATCGAATCGTTCACCCTCTCGGACCGCCTCGACGAGGCCCCGCTCGTCCTGGCGTTCTTCCCGGGCGCGTTCACCAGCGTCTGTACCACCGAGATGTGCGAGTTCCAGGACCGCCTCGCGGCGTTCGACGACCTCGACGCGACCGTCTACGGCGTCAGCCGCGACTCCCCGTTCACGCTGAACGAGTTCCGCGCGCAGAACGACCTCGAGTTCGGCCTCATCAGCGACTACAACAAGGAGATCGTCGACGACTACGACGTCGAGATGGACTTCGCCGAGCTCGGCGTCTACGGCGTCGCCAAGCGATCGGTGTTCGTCGTCGACGGCGACGGCGAGATTTCCTACGCGTGGGTCAGCGACGATCCCGGCGTCGAACCGGAGTACGACGAGGTCGAGCAGGCGGTCGCCGACGCATCGTAA
- a CDS encoding acyl-CoA dehydrogenase family protein: MRYDDSDQAQELAQRAQDLMEEVVLPMERERPGGMAVSSGTITKLREAAREYDVYAPQIPEEHGGMGIDFRDALPVFEEAGRSLLGPVAMRVDAPDEGNMHLLELAGDDLQKEQYLDPLVAGDIKSGFSMTEPMQGAGSDPKMIQTTAEKEGDEWVIDGHKWWTTQGVEADVLFVLARTDEDAHPYQGCSIFIVPADADGVEVVRNVPHMGGGAHGISHAEIVYDDVRVPEEHLLGELNQGFVHAQERLGPARLTHCMRFSGMAQRSLDIAKAYTSERQGFDSTLSDKQSLRHRIADAETRLHVARTAIRDAADRISAGEEARVPVSMCKVFTANVTQDAIDLAVQCCGANGIGKDLPLSDFYESVRQFRIVDGADEVHRRVIARHAFDDVDEAELEPVTRFGQPNRRSGDGH, from the coding sequence ATGCGATACGATGACTCGGATCAGGCCCAGGAACTCGCCCAACGTGCACAAGATCTGATGGAAGAGGTCGTCCTCCCGATGGAGCGGGAGCGTCCCGGCGGGATGGCCGTCTCGAGCGGGACGATTACGAAACTCCGCGAAGCCGCACGCGAGTACGACGTCTACGCGCCACAGATCCCCGAGGAACACGGCGGGATGGGAATCGACTTCCGCGACGCACTGCCGGTCTTCGAGGAAGCCGGCCGGAGTCTGCTCGGCCCGGTGGCGATGCGCGTCGACGCGCCCGACGAGGGCAACATGCACCTGCTCGAACTGGCCGGAGACGACCTCCAGAAGGAGCAGTACCTCGATCCCCTCGTCGCGGGCGACATCAAGTCCGGCTTCTCGATGACCGAACCGATGCAGGGGGCCGGCTCCGACCCGAAGATGATCCAGACCACCGCGGAGAAAGAGGGCGACGAGTGGGTTATCGACGGCCACAAGTGGTGGACCACCCAGGGCGTCGAGGCCGACGTCCTGTTCGTCCTCGCCCGGACCGACGAGGACGCCCACCCCTACCAGGGGTGTTCGATCTTCATCGTGCCCGCGGACGCCGACGGCGTCGAGGTCGTCCGGAACGTCCCTCACATGGGCGGCGGCGCACACGGAATCTCACACGCGGAAATCGTCTACGACGACGTCCGCGTTCCCGAGGAACACCTCCTCGGTGAATTGAACCAGGGGTTCGTCCACGCACAGGAGCGACTCGGCCCTGCGCGTCTGACCCACTGCATGCGCTTCTCGGGGATGGCCCAGCGATCGCTCGACATCGCGAAGGCCTACACGAGCGAGCGGCAGGGCTTCGACTCGACGCTGTCGGACAAGCAGTCGCTGCGCCACCGTATCGCCGACGCCGAGACCCGTCTGCACGTCGCCCGGACGGCGATCCGCGACGCGGCCGATCGGATCAGCGCCGGCGAGGAGGCACGGGTGCCCGTCTCCATGTGCAAGGTCTTCACCGCCAACGTCACCCAGGACGCGATCGACCTCGCCGTCCAGTGTTGCGGGGCGAACGGTATCGGCAAGGATCTCCCGCTGTCGGACTTCTACGAGTCGGTTCGGCAGTTCCGCATCGTCGACGGGGCCGACGAGGTCCACCGCCGGGTCATCGCCCGCCACGCCTTCGACGACGTCGACGAGGCGGAACTCGAGCCCGTGACCAGGTTCGGCCAGCCGAACAGACGGTCCGGCGACGGTCACTGA
- a CDS encoding SDR family NAD(P)-dependent oxidoreductase, which produces MRDLFDLSGRVALVTGGGRGIGRAIAVELANAGAAVVPVARSTAEIDAVADRIEDDGGDALAVTADVTDPDAVADAIDRTTDAFGGVDVVVNNAGFNPDDALGRPEDVSTASLDRVLDVNLNGAYEVTTAAADALLESDGGAVINVASVGGLVGLPRQHPYVASKHGLVGLTKSVAIDWAPDVRVNAIAPGYVSTELTDDLEADDDLRRSILDRTPLDRFADPEEIAGPAVFLASDAASYVTGEVLAADGGWTAR; this is translated from the coding sequence ATGCGTGACCTCTTCGACCTCTCCGGACGAGTCGCACTGGTGACCGGTGGCGGACGCGGTATCGGCCGCGCGATCGCCGTCGAACTGGCGAACGCGGGCGCTGCCGTCGTCCCCGTGGCCAGATCGACGGCCGAGATCGACGCCGTGGCGGATCGGATCGAGGACGACGGCGGCGACGCGCTGGCGGTCACCGCCGACGTGACCGATCCGGACGCCGTCGCGGACGCCATCGATCGAACGACGGACGCGTTCGGCGGCGTCGACGTCGTCGTCAACAACGCCGGGTTCAACCCGGACGACGCGCTCGGTCGCCCGGAAGACGTCTCGACGGCGAGCCTCGATCGGGTGCTCGACGTCAACCTGAACGGTGCCTACGAAGTCACGACGGCCGCCGCCGACGCCCTGCTCGAGAGCGACGGTGGAGCGGTGATCAACGTCGCCAGCGTCGGCGGACTTGTCGGACTGCCGCGCCAGCACCCCTACGTCGCCTCGAAGCACGGCCTCGTCGGCCTCACGAAGAGCGTGGCGATCGACTGGGCCCCCGACGTGCGGGTCAACGCGATCGCACCGGGCTACGTCTCCACGGAACTCACCGACGACCTCGAGGCCGACGACGACCTCCGGCGATCGATCCTCGATCGCACCCCGCTCGATCGGTTCGCCGACCCCGAGGAGATCGCCGGCCCGGCGGTCTTCCTCGCGAGCGACGCCGCGAGTTACGTCACCGGCGAGGTGCTCGCGGCCGACGGCGGCTGGACGGCACGGTAG